In Leptospira wolbachii serovar Codice str. CDC, a single genomic region encodes these proteins:
- a CDS encoding type II toxin-antitoxin system RelE/ParE family toxin: MSKKWKIIYFSENKDAISEIEIFINSKDERNQAKIFAWLDKLTELGPNLPRPYADLLIDGIHELRIKLSGSQIRILYFFCYKNYIILTNQFVKNTDKVPKAEIKKAINRRDYFLTKYSEKNLKELKL, encoded by the coding sequence GTGTCAAAGAAATGGAAAATTATATACTTTTCGGAAAACAAAGACGCTATATCTGAAATAGAAATTTTCATAAATTCAAAAGATGAGAGAAACCAGGCAAAAATATTTGCTTGGTTGGATAAACTAACTGAATTGGGACCTAATTTACCTAGGCCATATGCAGATTTACTGATTGATGGGATTCATGAATTACGAATTAAGCTTTCTGGTTCACAGATAAGAATTCTCTATTTCTTTTGTTACAAAAATTATATAATTCTTACCAATCAATTCGTTAAGAATACTGATAAAGTACCAAAAGCTGAAATTAAAAAAGCTATTAATAGAAGAGACTATTTCCTAACTAAATATTCAGAAAAAAACTTAAAGGAGTTAAAGTTATGA
- a CDS encoding helix-turn-helix domain-containing protein yields MRSFKTHLDIKLKNKSFKEKFEEEMELVNISIELQSLREKKGLSQSDLAKKAHVTQQQLSKIENGVNCNLSTFLKVCHALDLEISIKNRKLTA; encoded by the coding sequence ATGAGATCTTTCAAAACACATTTAGACATTAAGTTAAAGAATAAATCTTTTAAGGAAAAATTTGAAGAAGAAATGGAACTTGTTAATATCTCTATTGAGCTACAATCTTTGAGAGAGAAAAAAGGATTATCCCAATCTGATTTAGCAAAAAAAGCTCATGTTACTCAGCAACAGCTTTCTAAGATAGAAAATGGTGTGAATTGCAACTTATCCACTTTTTTAAAAGTTTGTCATGCACTAGATTTAGAAATTTCTATTAAAAACAGAAAACTTACTGCTTAG